The following are from one region of the Nicotiana tomentosiformis chromosome 7, ASM39032v3, whole genome shotgun sequence genome:
- the LOC138895055 gene encoding ABC transporter G family member 31-like, producing MKELDHVEKEEDIRQESEIDAYMKASSVVGTKHNVWTDYVLNVLGLGICSDTVVGNDTIRGVSGGQRKRVTTGEMIVGPRKTLFMDEISTGLDSNTTSEIVKCRQNFVHIMEGTVMMALCRPSQETFELFNVLVLLSEGYVVYHGPREDVIPT from the exons ATGAAAGAGCTTGACCATGTAGAGAAGGAAGAAGATATACGTCAGGAGTCTgagatagatgcatatatgaag GCATCTTCCGTTGTTGGAACAAAGCACAATGTGTGGACAGACTATGTCTTGAATGTTCTTGGACTTGGTATATGTTCAGACACAGTAGTTGGTAATGACACGATAAGAGGAGTTTCAGGTGGACAAAGGAAGAGAGTTACAACag GAGAAATGATTGTTGGTCCCAGGAAAACACTGTTCATGGATGAGATTTCTACTGGACTTGACAGTAATACAACTTCCGAAATAGTCAAGTGCAGACAAAATTTTGTTCATATAATGGAAGGAACTGTGATGATGGCTCTTTGTCGTCCTTCACAAGAGACTTTCGAATTGTTCAATGTTCTTGTGTTACTATCTGAAGGATATGTCGTGTACCATGGCCCTCGAGAAGATGTTATTCCAACTTGA